Proteins encoded in a region of the Spirochaeta lutea genome:
- the purE gene encoding 5-(carboxyamino)imidazole ribonucleotide mutase codes for MVGIIMGSDSDLPVMAKAAEVLEALDVRCSTTIVSAHRTPRRMFEYAQNARKQGLKVIIAGAGGAAHLPGMVAALTDLPVIGVPVRSSNLQGLDSLLSIVQMPGGVPVATMAINGAKNAGLLAARMIAAWDEELARRLAGFQEAMEQEVGDKITSLESLGWQEYLRGMK; via the coding sequence ATGGTCGGAATAATTATGGGAAGCGATTCTGATTTACCGGTGATGGCAAAGGCGGCTGAGGTGCTTGAAGCCCTGGATGTTCGGTGCAGCACGACCATTGTATCTGCCCACCGCACACCCCGGAGGATGTTTGAATACGCCCAAAACGCCAGAAAGCAGGGCCTCAAGGTGATCATCGCCGGTGCAGGCGGGGCCGCCCATCTGCCGGGTATGGTTGCCGCCCTGACGGATTTGCCGGTCATTGGCGTGCCAGTACGGTCCAGCAATCTCCAGGGATTGGACTCCCTGCTTTCCATTGTTCAAATGCCCGGAGGCGTTCCTGTGGCAACCATGGCTATTAACGGTGCTAAAAACGCGGGGCTACTGGCTGCCCGGATGATCGCAGCCTGGGATGAAGAGCTGGCCCGGCGCTTAGCGGGGTTTCAGGAGGCAATGGAGCAGGAGGTGGGGGATAAAATTACCTCGTTGGAATCTCTGGGGTGGCAGGAGTACCTTCGGGGTATGAAGTAG
- a CDS encoding thioredoxin family protein — protein MKPVHTLEEYQDLLDQNPLVLTYITGTNCGVCSSVKPKIREILADFPDITALEINAHQDRELAAQLSVFTIPAVLVSVQGREHIREARYFSLEELRRRIDRLVALFSSAASPQPATSYPEGTPATPEIPTR, from the coding sequence ATGAAACCCGTCCACACCCTGGAAGAATACCAAGACCTCCTGGATCAAAACCCCCTGGTCCTCACCTATATTACCGGAACCAACTGCGGGGTTTGTTCATCGGTAAAACCCAAGATCCGGGAGATTCTCGCCGATTTCCCGGATATCACAGCCCTGGAGATCAACGCCCACCAGGACCGGGAACTTGCGGCCCAGCTTTCGGTGTTCACCATTCCCGCGGTTCTGGTCAGCGTCCAGGGTCGGGAGCATATCCGGGAAGCCAGGTACTTCTCCCTGGAGGAACTCCGCCGGCGGATTGACCGCCTGGTCGCCCTCTTTTCCTCGGCAGCATCCCCCCAGCCGGCTACTTCATACCCCGAAGGTACTCCTGCCACCCCAGAGATTCCAACGAGGTAA
- the ychF gene encoding redox-regulated ATPase YchF gives MPLNCGIVGLPNVGKSTIFSALTSAPAESANYPFCTIDPNVGIVNVPDPRLQSIAEHIPTEKIIPAVVEFVDIAGLVKGASKGEGLGNKFLSHIREVGVIVHVVRCFENPDIVHVDNRIDPAGDIETINIELALADLETVEKRLVRIEKDSRASKEAAKKASALAPILEQCKALLQEGRPARALELDDEQEELLRDLHLITRKKMLYVCNVDEASIGTENEYVATVRSIAQAEGAGVVVLSGQIEKEIAALEDPEERQAFLEDAGLTESGLSSLIHEGYRLLGLRTYFTAGPKEVRAWTFHEGDKAPQAAGVIHTDFEKGFIRAETYSFDDLVAYKSEQKVREAGKLRQEGKEYLVKDGDIMHFKFNL, from the coding sequence ATGCCATTAAATTGCGGTATCGTCGGCCTTCCGAATGTGGGAAAGTCGACTATTTTTTCTGCCTTAACCTCCGCACCTGCGGAGAGTGCCAACTACCCCTTCTGCACCATCGATCCCAATGTGGGAATCGTGAATGTGCCCGACCCCCGACTTCAGAGCATCGCCGAGCATATACCCACCGAGAAGATTATTCCCGCGGTGGTGGAATTTGTTGATATCGCCGGTCTGGTGAAGGGAGCCAGCAAGGGAGAGGGTCTGGGTAATAAGTTTCTCAGCCATATCCGGGAGGTGGGGGTCATCGTCCATGTAGTCCGCTGCTTTGAGAATCCCGATATTGTACATGTGGACAACCGGATCGACCCTGCTGGGGATATTGAGACTATCAATATCGAGCTGGCCCTGGCTGATCTTGAGACGGTGGAGAAGCGTCTGGTCCGGATTGAGAAGGATTCCCGGGCGAGCAAGGAGGCTGCCAAGAAGGCTTCTGCGCTGGCTCCTATTCTTGAGCAGTGTAAGGCCCTGCTTCAGGAGGGCCGTCCTGCCAGGGCCTTGGAGTTGGATGATGAACAGGAGGAGCTCCTGCGGGATCTACACCTCATTACCCGGAAGAAGATGCTCTATGTATGCAATGTGGACGAGGCCAGTATCGGCACTGAGAATGAGTACGTGGCAACCGTACGGTCCATCGCCCAGGCTGAAGGGGCCGGGGTGGTGGTTCTTTCCGGTCAGATTGAGAAGGAGATCGCAGCTCTGGAGGATCCCGAGGAGCGTCAGGCCTTCCTGGAGGATGCCGGGCTTACCGAAAGCGGTCTGAGCAGCCTTATCCATGAGGGATATCGGCTTTTGGGTCTGCGCACCTATTTTACTGCCGGACCTAAGGAGGTACGTGCCTGGACCTTCCATGAGGGCGACAAAGCTCCCCAGGCGGCGGGGGTTATTCATACTGATTTTGAAAAGGGATTCATCCGGGCTGAGACCTACTCCTTCGATGATCTGGTAGCCTATAAAAGCGAGCAGAAGGTGCGTGAGGCCGGCAAACTCCGTCAGGAGGGTAAAGAATACCTCGTGAAGGACGGAGATATTATGCATTTCAAATTTAACCTGTAA
- a CDS encoding response regulator — protein sequence MPTPRILIVEDEGIIARNIERHLERLGYGITGICGDADSAQAMLSQERPDLVLMDVQLEGDLDGVGLADIIRRDLDIPVIYLTGYLDDATLERAKITQPFGYIAKPFTRRELQVTIEIALYKYRMERTLSDRELQIQELLDTMQQGFCLLDGEHRIISANRKLAELMGLASDALQGRDLFTLIHPEDHETLRSALSGQDAQGERPRRIRILSSAQGVVPLILIAKVLGSIQVPRGSFISLTEIPRED from the coding sequence GTGCCAACCCCTAGAATTCTCATCGTGGAGGATGAGGGTATTATCGCCCGGAACATAGAGCGCCATCTGGAACGCCTGGGATATGGTATTACCGGTATCTGCGGGGATGCGGATTCGGCCCAGGCTATGTTGTCCCAGGAGCGTCCCGATCTTGTGCTCATGGATGTTCAGTTGGAGGGTGATTTGGACGGGGTCGGGCTTGCCGACATTATCCGCCGAGACCTGGATATTCCGGTAATCTACCTAACCGGGTACCTGGATGATGCCACCCTGGAACGGGCTAAAATCACCCAGCCCTTCGGGTACATCGCCAAACCCTTTACCCGGCGGGAGCTCCAGGTAACCATTGAAATAGCCTTGTACAAATACCGCATGGAGCGTACCTTGTCGGACCGGGAGCTGCAGATCCAGGAACTCTTGGATACCATGCAGCAGGGATTCTGTTTATTGGACGGGGAACACCGCATTATTTCGGCAAATAGGAAGCTGGCAGAGCTCATGGGTCTGGCCTCAGATGCCCTTCAGGGCCGGGATCTTTTTACCCTGATCCATCCCGAAGACCATGAGACCCTTCGCAGTGCTTTGAGCGGCCAGGATGCCCAAGGCGAGCGGCCCCGGAGAATCCGGATTCTCAGCTCGGCCCAGGGGGTTGTTCCCCTGATTCTCATTGCCAAGGTGTTGGGTTCCATCCAGGTGCCCCGGGGCAGCTTCATAAGCCTTACCGAGATTCCCCGGGAAGACTAG
- a CDS encoding tetratricopeptide repeat protein, with amino-acid sequence MSFNYVALPIPSRSELEERYNGYADAWERALFEIHRRIRSQLMDLGLRATVKYRVKEFQSYYKKLLRRGAPLGLENGQNGVNGHSEEGGSGAAPECVPVTDLLGIRIVCPFMEDLTTVEQILAQEYRVVEREQKGAEFSFKEFGYESTHYLLNIPGDVVDSFHIDADLVFEVQLRTILQDAWAEVEHELVYKSEFTPFDDPMRRKLAALNANLSLADIIFHEIRVFQRELQQQIRQRRSAFSTFLSDEFSSTPDPSQGSAVREALGDSAAPNPEVAPPAGDGAAPGDEPEGGIDIIQQTTGAANTTDSLLLKALYAHNRSDYPRAVELYSKILDSEPRSAVYFVVVLHRGMAYFALGDYAAALQDFERSLGSKGDLRRSYHYRGLAHRQLGDDGAALEDFCRSLELDPFQYEVLMSRAQVYHRTGDLAGALKDCDAALSLEPDSSEARRFHSLLTQELGM; translated from the coding sequence ATGTCATTCAACTATGTTGCCCTACCGATTCCGTCCCGCAGCGAGCTTGAGGAACGCTACAACGGCTACGCCGATGCCTGGGAACGGGCCCTTTTTGAGATTCACCGCCGCATCCGGTCCCAGCTCATGGATCTTGGCCTTCGGGCTACGGTCAAATACCGGGTGAAGGAGTTCCAGAGTTATTACAAGAAGCTCCTCCGCCGAGGCGCACCCCTGGGGCTGGAAAACGGCCAGAACGGAGTGAATGGCCACAGTGAGGAGGGGGGGAGCGGTGCAGCGCCGGAATGTGTTCCCGTTACCGACCTGCTGGGAATTCGGATTGTTTGTCCCTTTATGGAGGATCTTACCACGGTGGAGCAAATCCTTGCCCAGGAATACCGGGTGGTGGAGCGGGAGCAGAAGGGGGCCGAGTTCTCCTTTAAGGAGTTCGGGTACGAATCTACCCACTACCTCTTGAATATCCCGGGAGACGTGGTGGACAGCTTCCATATTGACGCCGATCTTGTGTTTGAGGTACAGCTGCGGACCATCCTGCAGGATGCATGGGCCGAGGTGGAGCATGAGCTGGTGTATAAGAGCGAGTTTACCCCCTTCGATGATCCTATGCGCCGGAAGCTTGCCGCCCTGAACGCAAACCTGAGCCTGGCGGATATTATTTTTCACGAAATCCGGGTCTTTCAGCGTGAACTGCAGCAGCAGATCCGCCAGAGGCGTTCGGCGTTTTCGACGTTCCTGAGTGATGAGTTCTCCAGCACCCCCGACCCTTCCCAGGGGTCGGCTGTCCGGGAGGCTTTAGGGGATTCCGCTGCCCCCAACCCCGAGGTGGCCCCTCCCGCCGGTGATGGCGCCGCCCCCGGGGATGAACCCGAGGGGGGGATAGATATCATCCAACAAACCACCGGCGCGGCGAATACCACGGATTCCTTGCTGCTCAAGGCCCTCTATGCCCATAACAGGAGTGATTACCCCAGAGCGGTGGAATTGTACTCCAAGATTCTGGATTCTGAGCCCCGGTCGGCGGTCTACTTTGTGGTGGTGCTTCACCGGGGAATGGCGTATTTCGCCCTGGGGGATTATGCCGCGGCGCTCCAGGATTTTGAACGGTCCCTGGGCTCCAAGGGTGACCTCCGGCGTTCTTACCACTACCGGGGGTTGGCTCACCGGCAATTGGGGGACGACGGGGCTGCTCTGGAGGATTTCTGTCGGTCCCTGGAGCTGGACCCCTTTCAATACGAGGTGCTGATGAGCCGGGCGCAGGTGTACCATCGAACGGGGGACCTCGCCGGAGCGCTCAAGGACTGTGATGCAGCCCTGTCGCTGGAGCCCGATTCCAGCGAGGCCCGGCGATTTCATAGCCTGCTGACCCAAGAACTAGGAATGTGA
- a CDS encoding threonine aldolase family protein has translation MTQLFASDNSAPAHPALLSALAAMPQDHAYSYGADSHTHGASGLFAEIFGVSPGDVQILYTANGTGANVIGLSSFLAPWEGVIATHESHITEDECGALEGLRGIKIYHREGGDGKLTPEDCRVFRAYQANIHRNRPGAVSITQSTELGTVYSPGEIRAIGEAAREQEMILHVDGARLANAVAYQLRCERPGLEPGQDGFLARGREILRQMTVDAGVSVVSLGLSKNGGMIGEVLVVFSRNLPERYASRVTRTKGGGELMRSQKQAMQLISKTRYIACQAETLFRDGLWLENAWRANQAARRLGQGIEELSRSYPQWGGGVEYPVQANGVWAVLPEAWIEPLRRDFGFYVWDEQRRVVRLMCSWDTESGLIDAFLSALGERAARG, from the coding sequence ATGACACAACTATTTGCCAGTGACAACTCCGCCCCGGCACACCCGGCCCTGCTTTCAGCCCTGGCCGCCATGCCCCAGGACCATGCCTACTCCTACGGCGCAGATTCCCATACCCACGGGGCCTCTGGCCTGTTCGCCGAGATATTCGGCGTTTCTCCCGGGGATGTTCAGATCCTCTACACTGCCAACGGAACCGGCGCCAATGTTATCGGATTATCCAGCTTTCTGGCTCCCTGGGAGGGGGTGATCGCCACCCATGAAAGCCATATCACCGAGGATGAATGCGGGGCCCTGGAGGGCCTGCGGGGGATCAAGATCTACCACCGGGAGGGTGGGGATGGCAAACTTACCCCCGAGGATTGCCGCGTCTTCCGGGCTTATCAGGCCAACATCCACCGGAACCGCCCAGGAGCGGTGTCCATTACCCAATCCACCGAGCTCGGGACAGTTTATAGCCCCGGGGAAATCCGGGCGATAGGCGAGGCCGCCCGGGAGCAGGAAATGATCCTCCATGTTGACGGCGCCAGGCTGGCAAATGCGGTGGCCTATCAGCTCCGATGTGAGCGGCCGGGCCTAGAGCCCGGGCAGGACGGCTTTTTAGCTCGGGGCCGGGAGATACTCCGGCAGATGACCGTGGATGCCGGGGTGTCGGTGGTCAGTCTCGGTCTGAGTAAGAACGGCGGCATGATCGGGGAGGTCCTTGTGGTCTTCAGCAGGAATCTGCCGGAGCGGTATGCCTCCCGGGTAACCCGGACCAAGGGGGGTGGGGAGCTGATGCGCAGTCAAAAGCAGGCCATGCAGCTCATCAGCAAAACCCGATACATTGCCTGTCAGGCTGAGACCTTGTTCCGGGACGGCTTGTGGTTGGAGAATGCCTGGCGGGCTAATCAAGCGGCTCGTCGTTTAGGCCAGGGGATTGAGGAGCTGAGCCGAAGCTATCCGCAGTGGGGCGGCGGGGTCGAGTATCCGGTTCAGGCGAACGGGGTTTGGGCCGTTCTGCCCGAGGCGTGGATAGAACCATTGCGTAGGGACTTCGGATTTTATGTTTGGGACGAGCAGCGCCGGGTGGTGCGGCTGATGTGTAGCTGGGATACCGAATCGGGGCTGATCGATGCATTTCTTTCAGCCCTGGGCGAACGGGCAGCCCGGGGATAA